A region from the Enterobacteriaceae endosymbiont of Donacia clavipes genome encodes:
- the rpmB gene encoding 50S ribosomal protein L28: MTKICKITGKKTIKGNNRSHAMNATRRKFLPNIHYHKFWIEKKKKFITLRISTKGMRLINKKGIENINFYNYK, from the coding sequence ATGACTAAAATATGTAAAATTACAGGGAAAAAAACTATAAAAGGTAATAATCGTTCACATGCAATGAATGCTACTAGAAGAAAATTTTTACCAAATATACATTATCATAAATTTTGGATAGAAAAAAAAAAAAAATTTATAACTTTAAGAATATCTACAAAGGGAATGAGATTAATAAATAAAAAAGGAATAGAAAATATTAATTTTTATAATTATAAATAA
- the rpmG gene encoding 50S ribosomal protein L33 — translation MAKKKRIIIKLISSAKTGHFYTITKNKKNNTQKLEIKKFDPFIRKHVLYKENKNK, via the coding sequence ATGGCAAAAAAAAAACGTATTATAATTAAATTAATTTCATCAGCAAAAACTGGTCATTTTTATACGATTACAAAAAATAAAAAAAATAATACACAAAAATTAGAAATTAAAAAATTTGATCCTTTTATAAGAAAACATGTTTTATATAAAGAAAATAAAAATAAATAA